In a genomic window of Bordetella petrii:
- a CDS encoding MarR family winged helix-turn-helix transcriptional regulator — protein sequence MKNATKPQGCTNLKLRQLTRVVTRHYDRFSSETGLKNTQYALLSHVVGLGPIRPGDLAKRMYMDASTLTRNLQPLVAHGWLQIGAGNDARSRLVEATDAGREKQAEGQRAWKAAQLALNERLGIERVAALHELLEACIECLDDDAESVADGASP from the coding sequence ATGAAGAACGCCACCAAGCCTCAAGGCTGTACGAATCTCAAGCTGCGCCAGCTCACTCGCGTGGTGACGCGCCACTACGACCGCTTTTCCAGTGAGACGGGCTTGAAGAACACGCAGTACGCGCTGCTGTCGCACGTCGTCGGCCTCGGGCCTATCCGCCCGGGCGATCTGGCCAAGCGCATGTACATGGATGCCTCGACATTGACACGCAACTTGCAGCCGCTGGTGGCGCATGGGTGGTTGCAGATTGGTGCCGGCAACGATGCTCGCAGTCGTCTTGTCGAAGCGACCGATGCGGGGCGAGAAAAGCAAGCCGAGGGGCAGCGCGCGTGGAAGGCAGCACAGTTGGCGCTCAACGAGCGGCTTGGCATCGAGCGCGTTGCCGCGCTGCACGAACTGCTTGAAGCCTGCATCGAATGCCTGGATGACGATGCCGAGAGCGTTGCCGATGGAGCTTCGCCATGA
- a CDS encoding relaxase/mobilization nuclease domain-containing protein: protein MTDRHDDDFRVRPNPPKAPKNRGKGQGQSFVSKVLKQAGKASSGKSTVRRPASARGTGQRPGSRLGRGHTAARFAGAKLTPMSRRVTIKTLLVNHQRASPQSLAKHLRYIERDGVGRDGEPGQAYGPQTDAADLNAFKERCADDRHHFRFILSPEDGAELEDLRTYTRHLMGRIEADLGTGLDWVAVNHWNTDNPHTHIVVRGRDDTDEDLIIAGDYIADGFRHRAAELATEWLGPRTELEIQQTLVREVEQERWTSLDRTLKREAGDDGLVHVERLNEPRLQRQRLLLIGRLQRLQRLGLADETQPGTWAVHADAEKTLRALGERGDIIRTMQRAMRGEPRELAVFEPGDDGRTILGRVAAKGLADELRDRGYLVIDGVDGKAHYVALNARDELANYPTGAVVEVKGSTDVRAADRNIVALANDGLYRTDHHLAIAQGQAVPGRDPQEVIAAHVRRLEALRRAGIVERVAEGLWKVPNDLAERGRQYDAQRLGGVAVELKSHLPIERQARVIGATWLDQQLIGGGAGLGDLGFGGEARQAMQQRADFLAEQGLAERRGQRVILARNLLGTLRNRELAQAAKDIAGETGLEHRPVADGQRVAGIYRRSVMLASGCYAMLDDGMGFSLVPWKPVIEQRLGQQLAATMRGGGVSWEIGRQRGLSVG from the coding sequence ATGACCGACCGCCACGACGACGACTTCCGCGTGCGCCCAAACCCTCCAAAGGCCCCGAAGAATCGGGGCAAGGGCCAGGGGCAGAGCTTCGTTTCCAAGGTGCTCAAGCAAGCAGGCAAAGCCAGCAGCGGCAAGTCCACGGTGCGCCGTCCGGCGTCGGCGCGTGGCACCGGCCAGCGGCCCGGCTCGCGCCTCGGGCGCGGCCACACGGCGGCGCGCTTCGCGGGTGCGAAGCTGACGCCCATGTCCCGGCGCGTGACTATCAAGACCTTGCTAGTGAACCACCAGCGGGCCAGCCCGCAGTCGCTCGCCAAGCACCTGCGCTACATCGAGCGCGACGGCGTGGGCCGCGACGGTGAGCCGGGCCAAGCCTACGGGCCGCAGACCGACGCCGCCGACCTCAACGCCTTCAAGGAACGCTGCGCGGACGACCGGCACCATTTCCGCTTCATCCTCTCGCCCGAGGATGGCGCGGAGCTGGAAGACCTGCGCACCTACACGCGGCACCTCATGGGCCGCATTGAGGCCGACCTGGGCACGGGCCTCGATTGGGTGGCCGTGAACCACTGGAACACCGACAACCCGCACACGCACATCGTCGTGCGCGGGCGCGATGACACGGACGAAGACCTCATCATCGCGGGCGACTACATCGCCGACGGCTTCCGCCACCGCGCCGCCGAGCTGGCGACCGAGTGGCTCGGGCCGCGCACCGAGCTGGAGATCCAGCAGACCTTGGTGCGCGAGGTGGAACAGGAGCGATGGACGAGCCTGGATCGCACCTTGAAGCGCGAGGCTGGCGACGATGGCCTGGTGCATGTCGAACGGCTCAACGAACCCCGCTTGCAGCGCCAACGCCTGCTGCTGATCGGCCGCCTGCAACGCTTGCAGCGCCTGGGCCTGGCCGACGAGACGCAGCCGGGCACCTGGGCCGTCCATGCCGATGCGGAAAAGACCCTGCGCGCCTTGGGCGAGCGCGGCGACATCATCCGCACCATGCAACGGGCCATGAGGGGCGAGCCGCGCGAGCTGGCGGTGTTCGAGCCTGGAGACGATGGCCGAACCATCCTGGGGCGCGTGGCCGCGAAGGGGCTGGCCGACGAGCTGCGCGACCGGGGCTATCTGGTCATCGACGGCGTGGACGGCAAGGCGCACTACGTCGCACTCAACGCCCGCGACGAACTGGCGAACTATCCCACCGGGGCCGTGGTGGAGGTGAAGGGATCGACCGACGTGCGCGCGGCCGACAGGAACATCGTCGCGCTGGCGAATGATGGCCTGTACCGCACCGATCACCACCTCGCCATCGCGCAGGGCCAGGCCGTGCCCGGCCGCGACCCGCAGGAAGTCATCGCCGCCCACGTCCGCCGGCTGGAGGCCCTGCGCCGGGCCGGCATCGTGGAGCGCGTGGCCGAAGGGCTATGGAAGGTGCCGAACGACCTGGCCGAGCGTGGCCGCCAGTACGACGCGCAGCGCCTGGGCGGCGTGGCCGTGGAGCTGAAATCGCACCTGCCCATCGAGCGGCAGGCCCGCGTGATCGGGGCCACCTGGCTCGACCAGCAGTTGATCGGTGGCGGCGCGGGCCTGGGCGACCTGGGTTTCGGTGGCGAGGCCAGGCAGGCGATGCAGCAGCGCGCCGACTTCCTCGCCGAACAAGGGCTGGCCGAGCGGCGTGGGCAGCGCGTGATTCTTGCGCGCAACCTGCTGGGCACGCTGCGCAACCGGGAGTTGGCACAGGCCGCAAAGGACATTGCCGGCGAAACCGGCCTGGAGCATCGCCCGGTGGCCGACGGGCAGCGCGTGGCCGGCATCTACCGGCGCAGCGTCATGCTCGCCAGCGGGTGCTACGCGATGCTGGATGATGGCATGGGCTTCTCGCTGGTGCCGTGGAAGCCGGTGATCGAGCAGCGGTTAGGGCAGCAGCTTGCCGCCACAATGCGCGGTGGCGGGGTGTCTTGGGAAATCGGCCGACAGCGCGGCCTGTCCGTTGGCTAG
- a CDS encoding S26 family signal peptidase — protein MTTVSTTGTAPCPRSHARSRLRARIVLAGFAACGLAALAWASFVQPLPRLIYNPSDSVAVGWYRVDPLHHRPGSLPRPSSVGSIVLTTLPPDAAALAAQRGYLPARVPLLKRVGATAPQHVCVFDALVWIDGVPVAAVRPADRLGRLLPSWPQCRQLRPGELFLLSVTNPASFDSRYFGPVSASAVIGVARPIWLEARP, from the coding sequence ATGACCACCGTTTCCACCACCGGCACCGCACCGTGTCCTCGTTCGCATGCACGCTCACGCTTGCGCGCTCGCATCGTGCTCGCTGGCTTCGCCGCCTGCGGCCTCGCTGCGCTGGCCTGGGCTTCGTTCGTGCAGCCGCTGCCGCGCCTGATCTATAACCCGTCCGACAGCGTGGCCGTCGGCTGGTATCGCGTCGATCCGCTGCACCATCGGCCCGGCTCGCTGCCACGTCCGTCGTCCGTGGGCAGCATCGTCCTGACCACGCTGCCGCCAGACGCCGCCGCGCTGGCCGCGCAGCGCGGCTACCTGCCGGCGCGCGTGCCGCTGCTCAAGCGCGTAGGTGCGACCGCGCCGCAGCACGTTTGCGTTTTCGATGCGCTGGTGTGGATCGACGGCGTGCCGGTGGCCGCCGTCCGGCCCGCCGACCGACTGGGCCGTCTGCTGCCATCCTGGCCGCAGTGCCGGCAGCTTCGGCCTGGCGAACTGTTCCTTCTCAGTGTGACCAATCCGGCGTCGTTCGACAGCCGATATTTCGGGCCGGTCAGCGCATCCGCCGTGATCGGCGTCGCGCGCCCGATCTGGCTGGAGGCCCGCCCATGA
- a CDS encoding threonine aldolase family protein, with translation MSMNQKRPFIPLSSDTESKPTPAMRQAIANAEVGDEQRGEDPTVNRLQERVAELLGKEAALWFPGGTMCNFVATKVHTNPADGVIADWMAHIIRAESAGVALSSGVLIEPIMTQSGIFTAEEMRQALHRLKTVSSPYGPPPKLVCVEQTHNFAGGTVWSLDQLKSVSSAACAEGLAIHMDGARLLNACVATGVSPAAYAAQVDSVWIDFTKGLGAPIGAVMAGSRDFIAEAKRYKHVFAGAMRQAGIAAAGCLHALDHHVDRLAEDHANARRLADGLKGLAGIHVMTPEPETNMVYFDPSGIGISHEVFLSQLQSRGVRMGLVRGAIRAVTHLDVSQADIDAAILAVGAIAQSPPESHAPMVSNAGRQGY, from the coding sequence ATGTCTATGAATCAAAAACGCCCGTTCATCCCATTGTCCAGCGACACCGAAAGCAAACCGACACCTGCGATGCGGCAGGCCATCGCAAATGCGGAGGTGGGCGACGAGCAACGAGGAGAAGACCCCACCGTCAACCGACTGCAAGAGCGCGTAGCCGAACTGCTAGGCAAGGAGGCAGCGCTGTGGTTTCCGGGGGGCACGATGTGCAACTTTGTGGCGACGAAGGTGCATACGAATCCCGCGGATGGCGTGATCGCCGACTGGATGGCGCACATCATCCGTGCAGAGTCTGCTGGTGTGGCCTTGAGTTCCGGTGTTCTGATTGAACCGATCATGACCCAGTCAGGGATCTTCACTGCCGAGGAAATGCGGCAAGCGCTCCATCGCCTGAAGACCGTTTCCTCGCCTTACGGCCCACCACCCAAGCTTGTCTGTGTAGAGCAGACACACAACTTCGCGGGCGGCACTGTCTGGTCACTCGATCAGCTCAAATCGGTGTCCAGCGCGGCGTGCGCTGAAGGACTAGCAATACACATGGACGGCGCACGACTGCTTAATGCCTGCGTCGCCACCGGAGTTTCACCAGCCGCCTACGCGGCGCAGGTGGACAGCGTGTGGATCGACTTCACCAAGGGACTGGGTGCGCCAATCGGTGCCGTCATGGCAGGAAGCCGCGACTTCATCGCCGAAGCCAAGCGCTACAAGCACGTGTTTGCCGGAGCCATGCGGCAGGCGGGCATCGCCGCAGCGGGCTGCTTGCACGCTCTCGATCATCACGTGGATCGCCTTGCCGAAGACCATGCAAATGCACGCCGTCTGGCCGACGGTCTTAAGGGGCTGGCCGGTATCCACGTCATGACGCCAGAGCCCGAGACCAACATGGTTTATTTCGATCCCTCTGGCATCGGCATTTCTCACGAGGTATTTCTGTCGCAACTCCAATCGCGCGGCGTGCGCATGGGTCTGGTACGAGGAGCGATTCGTGCCGTCACGCATCTGGACGTCAGCCAAGCAGACATTGACGCGGCCATCCTCGCGGTCGGCGCTATCGCGCAGTCGCCGCCTGAATCACACGCACCAATGGTCTCGAATGCAGGACGACAAGGGTACTGA
- a CDS encoding PaaI family thioesterase, which produces MSVDEVVARWEADEARVRARLEAPDVVPKGQAFNRSGLEVFEAIFAGELPPPPIGDTLDFIPVHMEHGSAVFQGRPSRRHYNPLGTVHGGWFATLLDSAVGCAVHTTLPVGKGYTTLELKVNMLRPLSDQVPLVRAEGKLIHAGRQVAVADGQIVGPDGKIYAHATTTCLIFDRA; this is translated from the coding sequence ATGTCAGTCGATGAAGTAGTCGCACGATGGGAAGCAGACGAAGCGCGTGTGCGCGCACGCTTGGAGGCACCTGATGTTGTTCCCAAGGGGCAAGCGTTCAACCGATCGGGCTTGGAGGTGTTCGAGGCGATCTTTGCAGGTGAGCTGCCTCCGCCGCCGATCGGCGACACGCTCGACTTCATTCCGGTTCACATGGAGCATGGCTCGGCAGTTTTTCAGGGGCGGCCATCGCGCCGTCACTACAACCCGCTGGGGACCGTACATGGCGGTTGGTTCGCCACGCTGCTTGACTCAGCCGTGGGTTGTGCAGTGCATACGACGCTTCCAGTCGGCAAGGGTTACACCACACTGGAACTGAAGGTGAACATGCTTCGCCCCTTGAGCGATCAGGTGCCACTGGTACGTGCCGAAGGCAAGTTGATTCACGCCGGGCGCCAAGTCGCCGTAGCCGACGGCCAGATCGTCGGCCCGGACGGAAAGATCTACGCGCACGCAACAACGACGTGCCTGATCTTCGATCGCGCTTGA
- a CDS encoding MaoC family dehydratase produces MTILYLEDLAAGQRYAGSTRIRVEENRLKSFATEFDPQPFHLDETAASSSIFRGLAASGWHTAAITMRLLVDSEFKPAGGIVGAGFDELRWPLPVRPGDELRVESEVLEVRPSKSRPEQGIAKVRTTTLNQDGKTVQVSVGNLVVPRRPGAAQEA; encoded by the coding sequence ATGACCATTCTCTATCTGGAAGACCTGGCAGCGGGGCAACGCTACGCCGGCAGCACGCGCATTCGTGTCGAAGAAAACCGCCTCAAGAGCTTCGCCACCGAGTTCGACCCCCAGCCCTTCCACCTGGACGAAACCGCTGCAAGCAGCTCGATCTTCCGGGGCCTAGCGGCGAGCGGCTGGCATACCGCCGCGATCACGATGCGACTGCTGGTGGACAGCGAGTTCAAACCGGCGGGAGGCATCGTGGGCGCGGGATTCGACGAATTGCGTTGGCCGCTTCCGGTTCGGCCCGGCGATGAGTTACGTGTGGAGAGCGAAGTTCTCGAAGTGCGGCCATCGAAATCTCGTCCCGAGCAAGGAATAGCGAAGGTCCGCACGACCACGCTGAATCAAGACGGGAAGACCGTACAGGTATCCGTGGGAAATCTTGTAGTGCCGCGTCGCCCCGGTGCGGCGCAAGAAGCGTAG
- a CDS encoding multidrug effflux MFS transporter, translated as MSASPHQTTGDACANSLDSTDNQMMQEHTYVAKGEEAPGTQKALTAELLFLLAGLAALGALATNIILPAFPDMAVALGTSVIDLSATLSSFLVAFAVGQLFVGPLSDRFGRRWLVLAGLLAFVIGSAICAFASTLPQLIGGRVVQALGVCATSVLSRAIARDLFDGEALARTLTLIMVAMAAAPGFSPMLGGALSSWLGWQFTFAFVGVMAVVLAIHYNARLGETHQADRRSAISIPAILKTYWQLLTDRRFIAPALTMSLVSGSLYAFFGMAPAILMVGFHFSPFGLAIFFASTVFVVFGAGLLVPRLAHRWGQARAVRVGLVIALTGSIVLLVGKEDFVFFSAALMVFLLGMGMVNPLGTAIALHPFGRQAGAASALLGFLQMGCAAVAISVGAMLDVPAYTSLGIILTSSLALAFAAFWTLQ; from the coding sequence ATGAGCGCATCACCCCACCAAACAACCGGCGATGCCTGCGCTAACTCCCTCGATTCAACAGACAACCAAATGATGCAAGAACATACATACGTGGCGAAGGGAGAAGAGGCCCCGGGAACACAGAAAGCACTGACTGCTGAATTGCTGTTCCTGCTTGCCGGGCTGGCAGCATTGGGCGCGCTCGCCACCAACATCATCCTGCCGGCGTTTCCCGACATGGCCGTTGCCCTCGGCACGTCGGTGATCGACCTGAGCGCCACGCTCAGCAGCTTCCTTGTCGCCTTCGCAGTGGGGCAGCTTTTCGTCGGACCGCTGTCGGACCGATTCGGCCGAAGGTGGCTGGTGTTAGCCGGCCTCTTGGCATTCGTTATAGGAAGCGCGATATGCGCGTTCGCCAGCACGCTACCTCAACTCATCGGGGGACGGGTTGTCCAAGCGCTCGGGGTCTGCGCAACATCGGTCCTGTCGCGTGCCATTGCTCGCGACTTGTTTGACGGTGAGGCGCTTGCTCGCACGCTCACCCTCATCATGGTGGCTATGGCTGCCGCTCCGGGCTTTTCACCGATGCTCGGCGGCGCGCTCAGTAGCTGGCTAGGCTGGCAGTTCACGTTTGCCTTTGTCGGTGTGATGGCCGTCGTGCTGGCAATTCATTACAACGCCAGGCTCGGGGAGACGCATCAAGCTGACAGACGTTCGGCCATTTCTATCCCGGCGATACTGAAGACTTACTGGCAGCTCCTGACCGATCGGCGCTTCATCGCTCCAGCGCTTACGATGAGCCTTGTCAGCGGTTCGCTGTACGCATTCTTCGGCATGGCCCCGGCGATCCTGATGGTTGGATTCCATTTCTCGCCGTTTGGGCTGGCGATCTTCTTTGCATCTACCGTTTTCGTCGTGTTTGGCGCTGGCCTCTTGGTGCCACGCCTGGCCCACCGATGGGGACAGGCACGGGCAGTTCGGGTGGGTCTGGTTATCGCATTGACGGGCAGCATTGTGCTGCTGGTTGGCAAGGAAGATTTCGTGTTCTTTTCCGCTGCTCTGATGGTGTTCCTGCTCGGGATGGGCATGGTCAACCCGCTGGGCACCGCCATTGCGTTGCACCCCTTCGGGCGGCAGGCAGGAGCGGCGTCGGCGTTGCTCGGCTTTTTGCAGATGGGGTGCGCGGCCGTCGCCATCAGCGTTGGCGCGATGCTCGATGTTCCTGCGTATACATCGCTCGGCATCATCCTCACGTCCAGCCTCGCACTGGCCTTCGCCGCTTTTTGGACCTTGCAGTAA
- a CDS encoding aldo/keto reductase, which translates to MKYTVFGSTGLKVSQVSLGTGNFGTGWGYGADPDVSTKIFNTYVEAGGNFIDSADAYQFGQSEELLGTLLKGQRENFVLTTKFTRGATPNANPLILGNSRKAMVVSLEASLKRLQTDRIDIYWVHWPDGVTPTEEIVRGFEDLARAGKILYAGISNFPAWRLARAVTLAEVSGAVPIAAAQFEHSLVRREAEAELFPASHALGLGIVTWSPLGGGMLTGKYRKGEKGRAEGFGGKVFQPENSEQRTQILDTVIAIAEELGVTPGQVAIAWAGTHGSVPIIGPRSPEQLADNLGALSVKLSAEHIGRLDAVSSPAASARTPIPWAESIAPKVIA; encoded by the coding sequence ATGAAATACACCGTCTTTGGCAGTACCGGTCTCAAGGTATCTCAGGTATCACTCGGCACCGGAAACTTCGGAACGGGCTGGGGCTATGGGGCCGATCCCGATGTCAGCACGAAAATTTTCAATACCTACGTTGAGGCCGGCGGCAATTTCATCGATTCGGCCGACGCCTATCAGTTTGGGCAATCCGAAGAGTTGCTTGGCACCTTGCTGAAGGGTCAACGCGAAAACTTCGTGCTCACCACCAAATTCACACGTGGCGCTACACCCAATGCCAACCCGCTGATCCTTGGCAATAGCCGCAAGGCCATGGTTGTCTCACTGGAGGCGAGCCTGAAGCGGCTCCAGACCGACCGGATCGACATCTACTGGGTGCATTGGCCCGATGGCGTCACGCCTACAGAGGAAATCGTCCGAGGCTTCGAGGACCTGGCACGTGCGGGCAAGATCCTATACGCAGGTATATCGAACTTCCCGGCTTGGCGTTTGGCCCGTGCAGTGACGCTGGCCGAAGTCTCCGGGGCGGTGCCCATCGCGGCCGCGCAATTCGAGCACAGCCTGGTTCGGCGCGAAGCTGAGGCCGAACTGTTCCCCGCGTCGCATGCCCTGGGCCTCGGCATCGTCACTTGGTCGCCGCTGGGAGGCGGCATGCTGACCGGCAAGTACCGCAAGGGCGAGAAAGGCCGTGCGGAAGGTTTTGGCGGCAAGGTGTTCCAGCCGGAGAACTCCGAGCAACGCACGCAGATTCTCGACACGGTGATTGCCATCGCCGAGGAACTAGGGGTGACGCCGGGCCAAGTAGCGATTGCCTGGGCCGGCACCCACGGCTCCGTACCGATCATCGGGCCGCGATCGCCCGAGCAGCTGGCCGACAACCTGGGGGCTTTGTCGGTCAAGCTGTCGGCCGAGCATATCGGTCGGCTCGATGCGGTGAGCAGCCCTGCGGCCTCGGCGCGGACTCCGATTCCTTGGGCCGAGAGTATCGCGCCGAAGGTGATTGCCTAG
- a CDS encoding LysR substrate-binding domain-containing protein: MSTTLPVRSLVVFDAVMKHKSFTMAAAELHVTPGAVGQQIQKLEEWLGVTLFTRMVRQIQPTAEAMHYWAAIRPALARIQHVSEQLRLSQANEVWLSMPPTLAAKWFAPRMVGFLAKQPNISLHLGATTAMSDFERDRVDLAIRYFDGEDASLESALLCHDEARLYCSPAYVKEHRLRTPDDLVRATLLHTTLQPHWRCWLQQFSHLTDEQIDAIPSLHFDQSLLAIETARYGQGAVLSSAILTEAELRDGSLCEPFECRLPVTKGYYIVHHKGSALRPAALALKQWLLQVAQSECNN, encoded by the coding sequence ATGAGTACGACCCTTCCGGTTCGGTCTTTGGTGGTTTTTGATGCGGTCATGAAGCACAAAAGCTTCACCATGGCGGCCGCAGAACTTCATGTCACACCAGGCGCGGTAGGGCAGCAAATCCAGAAGCTCGAAGAGTGGCTGGGCGTAACCCTATTCACGCGCATGGTTAGGCAGATCCAGCCTACGGCAGAAGCTATGCACTATTGGGCTGCCATTCGGCCTGCGCTGGCACGCATCCAGCATGTCAGCGAGCAACTCCGCCTGAGTCAAGCCAACGAGGTTTGGCTCTCCATGCCGCCAACGCTCGCCGCGAAATGGTTTGCGCCGCGCATGGTGGGTTTCTTGGCCAAGCAGCCGAATATTTCTTTGCACCTGGGCGCTACCACCGCGATGAGTGATTTTGAGCGCGATCGGGTTGACCTTGCCATACGCTACTTCGACGGAGAGGATGCCTCGCTGGAATCCGCATTGCTCTGCCACGACGAGGCTCGGCTCTACTGCTCGCCGGCTTATGTCAAAGAACACCGTTTGAGAACACCCGATGATCTGGTTCGGGCAACTTTGTTGCACACAACCCTGCAACCGCATTGGCGATGTTGGCTCCAACAGTTCAGCCACCTCACGGACGAGCAGATCGACGCAATCCCAAGCCTACACTTTGACCAGTCTCTGCTAGCCATAGAAACTGCGCGATACGGCCAAGGCGCTGTCTTGAGCAGCGCCATCCTGACGGAAGCCGAGCTGCGCGATGGCTCGCTGTGCGAGCCATTCGAGTGCCGCCTGCCAGTAACAAAAGGCTATTACATCGTCCATCACAAAGGCTCTGCCTTGCGGCCTGCCGCGCTGGCGTTGAAGCAATGGCTACTGCAAGTTGCACAGAGTGAATGCAATAACTGA
- a CDS encoding thiolase family protein, whose translation MKAVIAAYARSPFHFARKGRLAEVRPDTMAAQVVQGLLQRTDLDPALLEDVILGCAYPEAAQGNNLARIVGLLAGLPEAVGGMTVNRFCGSSMQAVHIAAAQIEAGMGDAFLCVGVESMSLVPQGGFNFSPNPELQTNTAAYISMGETAENVAQRWGVNRADQDLLALQSHQKAAAAREQSRLADEIVPIRLQDGELVNADGCIRPGTTLEALAGLKPAFRADGVVTAGTSSPLTDGASAVLVTSDDFAERYGLQALARIRSFATVGVDPAVMGIGPIPATRKALARAGLAVSDLDVVEINEAFSSQALACIRDLELDMATVNIDGGGLAIGHPLGATGARITGKAAALLARQQGRYALATQCIGGGQGIATILERP comes from the coding sequence ATGAAAGCAGTCATCGCCGCCTATGCACGTTCACCATTCCATTTCGCCCGCAAGGGACGCCTAGCCGAAGTGCGGCCCGACACAATGGCCGCGCAGGTCGTGCAAGGACTGCTGCAACGCACCGACCTAGACCCAGCGCTGCTGGAGGACGTGATCCTTGGCTGCGCTTACCCCGAGGCCGCACAGGGCAACAACTTGGCGCGCATCGTCGGCTTGCTAGCCGGTCTTCCCGAGGCCGTTGGCGGGATGACGGTAAACCGCTTCTGCGGATCGTCTATGCAGGCAGTGCATATCGCGGCCGCACAGATTGAGGCGGGCATGGGAGACGCTTTCCTCTGCGTAGGCGTAGAGTCGATGAGCTTGGTACCGCAGGGCGGCTTTAACTTTTCGCCCAACCCTGAGTTGCAGACCAACACCGCTGCCTATATCTCTATGGGTGAGACGGCAGAGAACGTGGCGCAGCGTTGGGGTGTTAATCGCGCCGATCAAGATTTGCTCGCGCTGCAATCCCATCAGAAAGCCGCTGCTGCTCGCGAGCAAAGTCGGCTGGCCGACGAGATTGTGCCTATCCGTTTACAGGATGGCGAACTGGTCAATGCCGACGGCTGCATCCGCCCAGGCACCACGCTGGAGGCGCTGGCGGGACTCAAACCCGCCTTCCGGGCAGACGGCGTGGTCACGGCTGGCACGTCGTCGCCGCTGACCGATGGAGCATCAGCGGTGCTCGTCACCAGCGACGACTTTGCCGAGCGCTATGGCCTGCAAGCATTGGCGCGCATTCGTAGCTTTGCGACCGTTGGAGTAGATCCGGCCGTCATGGGCATCGGACCTATCCCGGCCACACGCAAGGCGCTGGCACGCGCTGGCCTGGCGGTGTCTGACCTGGACGTCGTGGAGATCAACGAGGCTTTCTCGTCGCAGGCGCTGGCTTGCATCCGCGACCTGGAACTGGACATGGCTACTGTGAACATCGACGGCGGGGGGCTGGCTATCGGCCACCCGCTGGGCGCTACCGGCGCTCGTATCACTGGCAAGGCTGCGGCTCTGCTGGCGCGGCAGCAAGGGCGCTATGCTCTTGCTACCCAGTGCATAGGTGGCGGGCAAGGCATCGCCACCATTCTGGAAAGGCCATGA
- a CDS encoding thiolase family protein translates to MVQTEIVICSPVRTAIGTYGGALKDTPAPELGAAVVRETLRRSGLAADAIDAVVLGQVIQAGARMNPARQASIGGGLPVQVPALTVNRVCGSGAQAIATAALEVAAGHAGAVIAGGMENMDQAPYLVPGGRWGNRMGDALMLDSMLRDGLNDAFSGQHSGWHTEDLVNQYGITREDQDRWAARSQQRFSAAQAAGKFAEEIVAIELAGRKGAVRFDKDEANRPDTTVETLAKLRPAFRKDGTITAGNAPGLNSGAAAVIVTERAFAERHGLQPWARLVAQGVAAVEPGMFGIGPVPAVKLALERADWKHTDIERIEINEAFAAITLACLRELNLAEDIVNVEGGSIAHGHAIGATGAVLTTRLLHSMRRDGIRRGIVTLCIGGGQGIALALEAI, encoded by the coding sequence ATGGTTCAAACTGAAATCGTCATCTGCTCGCCGGTGCGCACAGCGATCGGCACCTACGGTGGCGCGTTAAAAGACACGCCTGCGCCTGAACTTGGAGCGGCCGTTGTCCGCGAGACCCTGCGGCGTTCCGGGTTGGCAGCCGACGCCATCGACGCCGTCGTGCTGGGCCAGGTCATCCAGGCCGGCGCCAGGATGAATCCAGCGCGCCAGGCAAGCATTGGCGGCGGGCTGCCGGTGCAAGTGCCTGCATTGACGGTAAACCGAGTGTGCGGCTCCGGCGCCCAAGCCATCGCGACGGCGGCATTGGAAGTAGCGGCGGGTCACGCTGGCGCCGTGATCGCCGGCGGCATGGAAAACATGGACCAGGCACCCTACCTCGTGCCGGGCGGACGCTGGGGTAACCGCATGGGCGATGCGCTGATGCTCGACAGCATGCTGCGCGATGGCCTCAATGATGCGTTCAGCGGACAACACTCGGGCTGGCATACCGAGGATCTGGTCAACCAGTACGGCATTACGCGCGAAGATCAGGATCGCTGGGCCGCACGTTCGCAGCAGCGTTTCAGTGCTGCACAGGCTGCGGGCAAGTTTGCCGAGGAAATCGTTGCAATCGAACTGGCCGGTCGCAAGGGTGCCGTGCGCTTCGACAAGGACGAAGCCAACCGGCCCGACACAACGGTCGAAACGCTGGCCAAGCTCAGACCCGCGTTCCGCAAGGACGGCACCATCACCGCTGGCAATGCGCCGGGCCTCAACAGTGGCGCGGCAGCGGTGATCGTCACGGAACGCGCCTTCGCCGAGCGCCACGGTCTGCAACCCTGGGCGCGGCTGGTCGCCCAAGGGGTGGCCGCCGTCGAACCCGGCATGTTCGGCATCGGGCCGGTGCCAGCGGTCAAGTTGGCACTCGAACGTGCTGATTGGAAGCACACCGACATCGAACGCATCGAGATCAACGAAGCGTTCGCAGCGATCACGCTGGCGTGCCTGCGCGAACTCAATCTTGCCGAAGACATCGTCAACGTCGAGGGCGGCTCAATCGCCCACGGACACGCCATCGGTGCAACGGGTGCAGTGCTGACCACACGACTGTTGCATTCGATGCGGCGGGACGGCATCCGGCGCGGCATTGTCACGCTGTGCATCGGCGGGGGCCAGGGCATTGCGCTGGCACTCGAAGCCATCTGA